GGCGCTTTCATTTCTGCATCCTCGGCGCCACAACGGGCACCCCTGTCCTTCAGGGTCGTTCCGCAGATCCAGGGGGCCCCACCCAGCAGAGTCACTGTcacagtggggggcggggcctccaaGAATGGCCACTTTTTGCTGTCAAAATGGTCAGTTATCTGATGACAGTTGAGACGTCCTTCCGAGTGAGGACACTATTATTAGTTTCCCTTAATGGAACATCCTCATTCTAAAACATGGCGGGGGAGACGGTAAATGTGGGGGGAACCGTGTGCATGACGACGTGAGGTGTACAACGTACAGGCCCGAGTTTCCTCAGAAACGCACGCCAGGTTTTGTGATCTTGCAAAATGTGCCCGAGGAGCTCTGGACATCACGTGCCAGGCAGGGGACGGAGCGACAGCCGACCAATCGGTGCCCAAGAGGCTAACACAGAAATATCCAACCAAGAGGAAGCCCGCAGTTTATCCTAACAATCTGCTTTATTTGAATAAGTCCTAAGTGGTGCTCAGAACATTTCCAAGAAATTGAATAGCCTGTGAGCTATTTATATATATCCTATTATCACAatttatcacttaaaaaaatttcctgatagcacttttgcaaaaaaaaaaaaaaaaaaaaaagtaccggAAAGAGCAATAATTCATTGGCATTACAGAACAATAGCAGTGCCTGGTGTTTAAAGATTCCAGTGTTTTATGTACATTTCACTGCGAGCCACTGAAGAACTCTGAAGTCATGATTTCTGCAGTGAGGAACCGAGGCGTGTGCGTGGCAAATTTCCTTGAAGGGCGTCCAAGGGGCGCTCACACTGGAGCAGGCTCAGGATGAGCCCCCGGCGGAGCCAGCGCAGACCAGGACCCTTCAGCGGGGAGCCTGGGAGCTCGCTCAGCCGCTCCGGGAGGCTGTGCCTGTTCCCACACAGACCAAAGCCACACTGTTTCTGTAGtggttgttgttttgctttgttttgatttttaaggggaagggagggggaaagagaaggagagaaacatcgatatgagaaacatcgatcggttccCTCTCATACATACCCCAACCttggaccgaacctgcaacccaggcatgtgccctgaccaggaattgaaccagcgaccttttgctttgcagttgGACAGGTGACTTCTgacaaactgagccacacaggtcggGGCAaagagttgttgttgttgttgatttgagagagagagagagagagagagagagcaatgtcagtgtgagagagatacagaccagctgcctcctcagccagggatcgaacctgcaatccgggcatctgccctgactaggagtcgaaccggcaacctttcagttcaggGACTGACCCTCCAACCAAGCGAGCCACGCAGCCAGGTCCCCAAACCACCACTCTCGTCGGTGCAGTGTGAAAATGTGGTTTCATACTGAAAGTCCCTCTCCCAAAGAGAAGACAAAAccaccaaattattttttctaacgCATTCATCTTGTTTTAAAGCACCATCTACGGTATCGAGTTAGACTCTTAGAAGGTTTGACATATCACACTCACTGAGCTGAAAAATCCACGCCGAACTGACTGTAGCATTTTTAGGTTAATTATTAACATTAGGAATTtgctataaatggaacctaatcaacaaaacaaacaaacgagcaaactagaaccagagacttggaaataaagaacaaactgacagtgacccgaggggaggggggagggggataaggggggaagagggggaggggaaggggcaagcaaagggacacaaacagaggactcatgggcacagacagtgTGGGAGAAGTGACTGTGGGAGCCGGtggggagacaggggaggggagggcaatGGGGAAGAAGGCTGGACAACTGTAACTTaacaataaacttttttaaaaggttaagaatttggataaacaaacaaacaagatgcCCTCCCTGAAGCAATACCCTCCTTGAGTGAGCACGTGGCTCCCCCTTGTGGCAAACGCTAACCTCACAGGCACAGACTCCCGGGGCCTGGctcaggccccccccacccccgcccgacCGCAAATGAAGCAATACATTACAATTACcctggccctggcagggtggctcggttggttggaggcTCGTCCTGTacacagaaaggtcactggtctgatccccagtcggggcacatgcctaggttacatgTTTGATCCCCCATCGGGGCCCATACGTGAggcaatggatcgatgtttctctctctccaccttcctttctctctaaaattaataagcattgATCCTTCAGGCAAGaatcaagaataataaaataaaataaccctgCATTGCTAACGTTACTAAATACACGCCACGTGGGCAGCGGCGTCCCATCCACTGGGCCTTGGTGCGGCTGCGCCCCCTTCAGGAGGCGGCCAGGACGGTCCCCTGAAACCTGCCCACGTTGATGTAAAAACCTGCCCAGGTTAATCGAGGCCGTTTAGTAGACTTCACCTTCTCACACGCCACTCCACCTCCTCGGCCAACCTGAAACGCCATGCGTGTCCCCCGCAGCTTTAAAACTCAGCACGCCCCACTTTTATGTGGCCTTGTCCTGGCGAACCCATCTTGAAAGAAAAACCGGGTTTCTTCGGCCGTGCCCGTAGCCACGCCCAGGTCTTGGAACTGAGAAGGCGGCGGCGTGTCAGCCTCACGGAGGAAGGAGAGGCCTCCGCCGGGTGCAAGGGCCAGCCTCTCCTCGCTGCCTGGGCCGGTCTCCGGGTCTCCGGGCCGGGATGGTTCTCGTCCAGAACAAAGGAGGTGTTTCTGTGCCCTCCTCCAgatccccctgccccctgccagcaAACTGAACCGAAGCCACCATCCGTTACGGATCCGAACAGCGAAGGACAGAACTCACACATCCTCGAGTTCGGGTGTGCAAGCTCAGTCCAGGGACCCTACCAGTCTTGAAGGCCAAAGGCAATCAATCTCACGGCTCCCGAAAGGGAGCCGATAGGAAAATGAAGTCATGCTTTGGTATCGTGTGCACCACACTCAATGGCACAAACGCTCAAAAACAAAGTGGCTGATCCTGGTCTTCCAGGGCCCTCTTTGGACCGTGTGACCAATGCAGGGAACCAGGAGCACAAAGAGTAATTGGAGCCCAGCACCAATGCTCCTGGGGTTACGAGGGGGCTCCCTGCCGATGTCACAGGTTACAAGTATCATCAGGTCGAAAATGCATTCACTACGGCGCTCCAGCGAGTGGGCTGTTTACTGATGATCTCGGGGCTGACCCTGGGCTGCGCTCCTGTCTACCGTCCGTCCGGCAGCAGGCAAGTGTCGTGTGGCGTACCGCTAACCCAGAAACAGATCAAAACCCAAAACTCAAAATGCGGTTCCTGCTGAACGCGGATCCCTTTTGCATCGTCGTCAAGTCGAAAGACGGCACGGGAAGCAGCCCCAGTCAGGCACCATCTGTACACGGTTATTTACAGGGAACCAAAGGGAGGGGTCTGGCTGACACTCTCGGTAGAGAATGCCTAATACGAGAAAGGGGAAGCTCGTTCTAACAGAGACTCCCCCCCACGTTTAAACATGTTGACAGCCACGTGCTGTCGAACCACGCGCCTACCCAGTGGAGCCGGAAACGTGAACGTCAGTGTGACAGTGAGTCCTGCGTGCCACCCACCTGGGCGCAGGGTAGAAAGGGTTTCCCTCGCTGCACTCTCGATTTCTAAGTGAATtcagacgagagagagagagagtgtgtgtgtgtgtgtgtgtgcgcacacacttCCCACATGTAGAACGCGGTGCCCGCATCAAAAGTAAACCAGCTCCCCTCTTTTCTCAGACCACCCGCGCACAGCAGGCTCTTCTGAACCGGTGTCGGCCATCGTCAAGTCTTGGGGAAGGGCGATGGGAACAAGACacagcactggggccctggctggcgtagctcagtggattgagtgcaggctacgaaccaaagcgtcgcaggttcgattcccagtcagggcacatgcctgggttgcaggccatgatccccagcaaccgcacattgatgtttctctccctctctccttcccttccctctcaaaaaataaataaaatctaaatatatatatatatatatatatataaaggcaCAGCGCCGTGTCCTGGGCACGCTGTCCCTTCAGATGTCCTACAGAGAACGAGACTCCTAAAGGCACCCGAGGACTCAGCGGAGAGGAGGCAGCTATGCAACCGGGCTGGTTACCTCCACGTCAACCCGAGTGGGCTAAGGGGCGCCCCTCGGCAAAGCGGGTGGGCACCACCCAACCTGTCGGGGGTCTGAGGGAACGGACAGAAGGGTGCAGGAAGGGAGAAGTTACTCCTTCTGCGCTGGAACTGGGACGCCCGTCTCCTGCCCTTGGACACCGGCACTCGCGGTTCTCGGGGTGGGCtacactccctccctctcccggGTCTCCAGCGTCCTGGTGCTGGAACGCGGGACTGCTGGGTCTCTGTCACGGCGAGCCAACCCCCGTCTCGTGTCTGCACCTGCATCTACAATCTGTATCTGTGACTGTGCCCATCCCCCCATCTGTGTGCAACTGCTTCCGTCTCTCGGGAGAGTCCTGACCGACACGGCCACTGAAGTCGAAGGAGCACGGACACACGCCACTTTCGCCAAGTCATCTTCGACCAACCGCAGCGGGGAGGGCTTGCGGACTGAGGATGGTGCAACAGGAGACACGCCTCAGGAGTCAGAAAGCAGAGCCCACTTCCCGATCTGCAAATCACTCCCTCCTTCTCGGTTGGACGGCAGGCACGGGATTCCTGGTAAGCAGCCAGGAGAAGGGTTACGTCCATGGCCTCCAGGCAACCGAAAGGCCTGAAGCAGTTCGAGGGAGAATCCCAGCCTACACCCTGGGGTGAGGCCCAGACACCCTGGGAGAGGTCCTTCCGTTGTCACTCCCCCAGACGATGTAAAGAGTGAACTGCCAAGAGCCACTCAAAATGCAACCTGAGCGAAGCCGCAGCAGTGCCTGCTCCCGCTCCCTGGAGCAAGAGGCCAGTTTTCTAGAAGCAAGCACAGCACTTGGGGGCTCCTCAGACCACCAGGCCTGGGCTGAAGGGGACGTCGAGTCTGGCTCAAGAGGGCTGCCACACTGCTTCGAACTCAACCCCCAAAATgggctttttttgggggggtcacTATTAAAAGTCTTAATTTTCTTGGGCTGGGGGCTCACTCCCATCAGCTCCCTCCACGCTGACACCTCACCCCCCGTAGCTTTTCCGTAACTGCGACCTTCGCCACCAAGCGCTCTGAGTTTTCCCAGCTCAAACGTGGGCTTCCTCAGTATTTTGACTTTTCCAGCAAAGACGTCATGGAGCCAACAGATCGAAAAGACTTTTCTATGACTTTCCCAACACTGTGTGAACTGCAcggatttttctctttcccaaaaAACTACAGTCAGCACTCCACGTCCCCCCGATCACCCATCCACAGATCCAACCAGCCGCAAACAGAACACCCTAGTTTTGACCCCCGGCTGGGAATCCGGGGACGCAGCAGAACCACGGATGCGTCCCCCTGTGCTGTTCCGTAGACGGGAGTTGAGCAATCCCAGCTGTGGTGGTCTGCAGAGGAGGGGGTCCTAGGACCAACCTCCGTGGATACGGAGGAACGACTGTAGTCAAGTGTTGGGGGAACCGAGCCCCCCACAGGTTCCGTCCGAGGGGCGCTCCTAAGCCCGGTGTTCTAGGACCAGTTGCACTGTGAGCGGTCCGTGTGAGTTCCAGGGGGCACGGGGGCTGACACCAAGCTCCGAGACGCACGGCCTGCTTCCTGCTTACAAAACCAAGAGTCATCTAGACGCAAGTGTTTCTTCATCTTCCCTTCTGCACAGGCCGGCGACCTCGGCGTTGCCTCAGGAGCTCCACACCCACTCTAATGTTACGAAAGAAATCTGGGTTCCCAAATGTCGATAACTAAGTCGCGGATTTTGTTTTCTAGAATGAGTGTGCTATGCTATCCTTCAGAGAAGAAAACGGATGTCAACTCCAGACCTTTTAAAACAAGCTTTCTACCGTTTTCATTGCCAAAATCCTACACACTAAACACTTCCAATAAGAGATCCCCTTTCTGATCCAACCATGAAACTTAATTCATCCAAACTATCTTACTTCTGTACTAATGGCctcaaacataaaaatgtttatcgAAAGCCTGATTTTGCAGTCATGAAACTTTGCGTAAGCACCTTTATCACCCCGTCTCCGCCCCAGAACCTGCCGCCTACAGACCGTAACCAGACAGAGCACAACGCCAAAGGGCAACATTTCAGCAAGATGTACATGTGCTGAGCAATTAAGGTGGAGAAAAGAGTGATTGTGACTGTTCTCCCAAAACTGCTTTTAGAAAACACCTTGTTCTCACATAACCGCACAAGGAAAATTTCAGATTTATTAATTTAGTACTTGAGGCCAAATAGGGaattcctgttttttctttgcaATTGGTTGAAAACGTACATACTTGCAATTTGCAAAACAAAGGGAACCAAATAGTTCATGAGTCATGGAAAGTTCCATCCCAAAGGAGCAGACttagtttaaaacaaaaagggggtggggtggggggggaggcttGATGAGAAAGCAGCTCCCATTTTAAAGCGCTGAGATGGGTCCTCGTCTCGTTTCGTAATCCCCTGGTCACCCCGGATGGAGCGTGCACTGGCCGGGGCTCTCGGTGCCCAACTGAAGGCGCTGTCCTCTGAGACGGGAAGGCCGCCGTCCCTTCGCAGGAACTCCTGTTCTGGGGGTCTGGGGCCCTGGGAGCAGCGCCCGGGGGCCGCACACGGCGCGGTCTCGCCGCGTCCCGGGAAAGGCGCGACCGGAACACTGACCCGGCTGCTCGGTCTGTTTCCCAGGCTCTGCGCGGGGCCTCCTCGCCAGCAGCTGCCCCCGCGGGCAAGGGTTAGGAAGGCAGCACTCATAAAAAGACAGGGTGAACAGAGACCGCACacataaaataagacatttattaCGCTAAACGgcaggttttatttttcattttcccaaaacACCGCGACAGCGCAGAGCGGCGTGACCCGGCGTGACCTGGCGTGACCCGGCGGGTGTGCTCCAGTCCGGGCACGGCTGCCTCGCTGCGGACTCCTTGGAAACGGACGCCGGGAGGTGACCTTCACCAGTCACCGACGAACCACAGAGGAGGAGTCAGCCCAGACAAACCTTAGTGTCGGAGACGCCTCGGGTCCTAGAAACTGGAGTCTCACACTCACTTCTGCTCCTGGTGACACCGTCCAAGAAGGGTTGTTTATTCTAAAGCTAAGTGTATATTGCAACTTTCACCGTACGGCCTCCATTAAAACTGCATTTCAAGTGGTGGGAAAGGGAGGTGAGAACAGAAACCAAAGTTGGCTGCGGACGGAAATGACTCCACAAAACGCAGAAAGAGTCACAGCGCACCATCCACTCAGCAAGGCTCAGAGCAAGCAGAGGGGCTGGCGTCTGCGACACCCGCTCCCGCCGGATGACGAGACGACCTGGAGACAGCGTCCGGCGGCCGCCCCCCAACACGGGCGCTGAAGGTCCGTAAGGGGTGTCGTGTTTACTCTTTAAGGTCTAAtctcgtggggggggggggggatacagTCATCGTCTCCTGGGAATGGTCTCCCAGTCCTGGATGTCTTGCAAGAGCCACGTAATTAAAACCTGCTCAAGAGCTGCCTTCCACGCCGGCCAGCTTCCCAAGAGTTCAGACCCCGCTCCCTGAAGTCCATCTGGACGCACGAACCAGGGCGGGAGTGGAGTGTCCCTGCTGTGCCGTCCGCATCAGACTTCACGGGAAGGCCGTCCTAAGCCCACTTTTAAAATCACTCTATTCTCAATGTTCGGCTTGCACCTTACCGGTGGCGTGACAGCTCTGCTCCCTGACAAGCGCGCGCAGCCGGCAGCCCCAGTGCTGCCTGCAGGTCGGCGGCGGCACGTTTCACGCTGGGAAGCACCTTCCTGCACTCCTCCGTGGGCTCCGGAAGCGCGGGCTCTGGACGGCCGGGGGCAGCGCGCTCGGCCCCGTCACTCAGGAACACGCGGGGACACGCGTGTGGCGGCGGCAACAGGACAGGATGCAGGCCGGGCGGCTCTGACTCGGGGCCTCTCGCCTCGAGAAAAGCACTTGGCTCGTCCCCAGAAACTCCCACTCCGGATGGCTTCTCTCGGCGCTGCAGTCCCGGCCCCCGAGGCTCTCCTCCGCGGCACCGTCCCCCGCGGCTCTCGGCGGCCCCGGGCCCTCCTCCCAGCCGGTCCCTCACCGGGGCACTTCTGCCACCACAGGAGCCCCCGGCAGCAAGCTCTTCTGCGGGAGCGAACAGCAGACCCGCGGGCTCGCTCTGAGCCACGGGGGAAGCGCGACTCCTTCTCACCGATGCCTCCACGCACGGACGCACCGCGGTGCCCCCGCGGGGCAAGAGGCTGGCCTCGCTCCGGTCGCTCCTCGCCGCCGCCAGCAACCACGTCTCACTGTGCGGGTTTCCACGCAGATCCACTGCAGGCTTCTTCGCCCGGGAAGGAGCACCAGACGGGCGAGGGCTCTCCCGCATCCGCAGGCTGCGCAGCGGCTCGTCCCCGTCCTCTCCCCACGCTTCGGCGCCCagagcccctctcctgcccctcatGCTGTGCGCTCCGGTGCGGCGCGCCCGCGGGCACACCTGTGCTAGTCGGTGGACGGTCTTCAATGGATCTCAATATGGACCTGGAAAAGATAATCAAATTATTCTTTCCTATAAAATGTTTTACtcgaaaagaaaaatataatcgaATCAGCGTTACAGCGAAGAGGAGGCCAGGAGAGTCACACAGAGCTATCTGCTAACAAACGAGAAGGCTTCTCTCTCTCCGCCTCTCGTACTGAGCCCTGCTTCTGACGGAAAGGAGGGTGACAGCCTGCCAGCTGAGGATCACAGCAAAAAGACTGGTCCTTCACTAGCGCAGTCTCCTGAAATtccttaaaaacaagaaagacgCTCTGAGGTCTGTGTTTCCCACAGCCGGGCGGGCACTCATGTGAGCTCAGTGGGAACCTCGGCTCCCTCTAACCAGCGTGTACGCGGACGATTCGAAGATGCAGCCAAGGCCTCACCTGAGGTGGCCCATCTGAGAACGACCCGCAGTGACCAGCCACTCGTGAGGAGCCGAGGCCGACCGTGCTTACGGGTCCAGGGTTTACAGAGCCCTCCCGGGAAAGCCGGCCTGGAGGGCCCTGGCCCACGAGGTccagcccccggggcccaggaAGGTCGCCTGCTGGCAGGTCAGGAGCCCCAGCGAATTTCGGAGCCTTGAAGGGGAGGCTGCGGCTGAACTTGCAGGCACTGCGGGTAACAATACGGCAGAGAAGGCTCCTAGAGCTGGGATCCCCACCCTCAGGCCAGCAAGCAGTGGGGGCTCTCGCAAGCCC
The genomic region above belongs to Phyllostomus discolor isolate MPI-MPIP mPhyDis1 chromosome 13, mPhyDis1.pri.v3, whole genome shotgun sequence and contains:
- the FAM220A gene encoding protein FAM220A, with protein sequence MRGRRGALGAEAWGEDGDEPLRSLRMRESPRPSGAPSRAKKPAVDLRGNPHSETWLLAAARSDRSEASLLPRGGTAVRPCVEASVRRSRASPVAQSEPAGLLFAPAEELAAGGSCGGRSAPVRDRLGGGPGAAESRGGRCRGGEPRGPGLQRREKPSGVGVSGDEPSAFLEARGPESEPPGLHPVLLPPPHACPRVFLSDGAERAAPGRPEPALPEPTEECRKVLPSVKRAAADLQAALGLPAARACQGAELSRHR